One Bos taurus isolate L1 Dominette 01449 registration number 42190680 breed Hereford chromosome 3, ARS-UCD2.0, whole genome shotgun sequence DNA window includes the following coding sequences:
- the PRUNE1 gene encoding exopolyphosphatase PRUNE1 isoform X3, producing MDPGVQERRRCGIWGAPKESRPIHVVLGNEACDLDSMVSALALAFYLAKTTEAEEVFVPVLNIKRSELPLRGDNVFFLQKIHIPESVLIFRDEIDLHALHQAGQLTLILVDHHVLPKSDAALEEAVAEVLDHRPIDQRHCPPCHVSVELVGSCATLVAERILQGAPEILDRQTAALLHGTILLDCVNMDLKIGKATLKDSHYVEKLEALFPDLPSRNDIFDSLQKAKFDVSGLTTEQMLRKDQKTISRQGTKVAISAIYMDMEICGILEHSHSPPLKLTPVPSSHPDLQAYLQGNTQISRKKVLPLLQEALSAYFDSTNIPLGQPETEGVSREQVDKELDRAGNSLLSGLSQDEEEPPLPPTPMNSLVDECPLDQGLPKFSAEVIFEKCSQISLSEPTTASLSKK from the exons GAGTCCCGACCCATACATGTTGTGCTGGGAAATGAAGCCTGTGACTTGGACTCCATGGTGTCAGCCCTTGCCCTGGCTTTTTACCTGGCAAAG ACAACTGAGGCGGAGGAAGTCTTTGTGCCAGTGTTAAATATAAAACGTTCAGAGCTACCTCTACGAGGTGACAATGTCTTCTTCCTTCAGAAGATTCACATTCCAGAGTCCGTCTTGATTTTCCGGGATGAGATTGACCTCCATGCACTGCACCAGGCTGGCCAGCTCACCCTCATCCTTGTTGACCATCATGTCTTACCCAA AAGTGACGCAGCCCTAGAGGAGGCAGTGGCAGAGGTGCTAGACCATCGGCCCATCGATCAGAGACACTGCCCTCCCTGCCATGTTTCAGTTGAACTGGTGGGGTCCTGCGCTACCCTGGTGGCCGAGAGAATCCTGCAGGGGGCACCAGAGATCTTGGACAGGCAAACTGCAGCCCTTCTTCATG GAACAATCCTCCTGGACTGTGTGAACATGGACCTTAAGATTGGAAAGGCAACCCTCAAGGACAGCCACTATGTAGAGAAGCTGGAGGCCCTCTTCCCAGATCTGCCCAGCAGAAATGACATCTTTGATTCTCTGCAAAAGGCCAAGTTTGATGTATCAG GACTGACCACAGAGCAGATGCTGAGAAAGGACCAGAAGACCATCTCCAGACAAGGCACTAAGGTGGCCATTAGTGCAATATATATGGATATGGAG ATCTGTGGAATCCTGGAACATTCCCACTCTCCACCCCTGAAGCTGACCCCTGTCCCAAGCAGCCACCCTGACCTCCAAGCCTATCTTCAAGGCAACACCCAGATCTCTCGAAAGAAAGTTCTGCCTCTGCTCCAGGAAGCCCTGTCAGCGTATTTTGACTCCACGAACATCCCTTTAGGACAGCCTGAGACAGAGGGTGTGTCAAGGGAACAGGTggacaaagaattggacagggcAGGCAACTCCCTGCTTTCTGGACTGAGTCAGGATGAGGAGGAGCCTCCACTGCCCCCCACGCCCATGAACAGCCTGGTGGACGAGTGCCCCCTGGATCAGGGGCTGCCGAAGTTCTCAGCCGAAGTCATCTTCGAGAAATGTAGTCAGATCTCGCTGTCAGAACCTACCACTGCCTCCCTGTCTAAGAAATGA
- the PRUNE1 gene encoding exopolyphosphatase PRUNE1 isoform X4 has protein sequence MENYLQGCRAALQESRPIHVVLGNEACDLDSMVSALALAFYLAKTTEAEEVFVPVLNIKRSELPLRGDNVFFLQKIHIPESVLIFRDEIDLHALHQAGQLTLILVDHHVLPKSDAALEEAVAEVLDHRPIDQRHCPPCHVSVELVGSCATLVAERILQGAPEILDRQTAALLHGTILLDCVNMDLKIGKATLKDSHYVEKLEALFPDLPSRNDIFDSLQKAKFDVSGLTTEQMLRKDQKTISRQGTKVAISAIYMDMEICGILEHSHSPPLKLTPVPSSHPDLQAYLQGNTQISRKKVLPLLQEALSAYFDSTNIPLGQPETEGVSREQVDKELDRAGNSLLSGLSQDEEEPPLPPTPMNSLVDECPLDQGLPKFSAEVIFEKCSQISLSEPTTASLSKK, from the exons GAGTCCCGACCCATACATGTTGTGCTGGGAAATGAAGCCTGTGACTTGGACTCCATGGTGTCAGCCCTTGCCCTGGCTTTTTACCTGGCAAAG ACAACTGAGGCGGAGGAAGTCTTTGTGCCAGTGTTAAATATAAAACGTTCAGAGCTACCTCTACGAGGTGACAATGTCTTCTTCCTTCAGAAGATTCACATTCCAGAGTCCGTCTTGATTTTCCGGGATGAGATTGACCTCCATGCACTGCACCAGGCTGGCCAGCTCACCCTCATCCTTGTTGACCATCATGTCTTACCCAA AAGTGACGCAGCCCTAGAGGAGGCAGTGGCAGAGGTGCTAGACCATCGGCCCATCGATCAGAGACACTGCCCTCCCTGCCATGTTTCAGTTGAACTGGTGGGGTCCTGCGCTACCCTGGTGGCCGAGAGAATCCTGCAGGGGGCACCAGAGATCTTGGACAGGCAAACTGCAGCCCTTCTTCATG GAACAATCCTCCTGGACTGTGTGAACATGGACCTTAAGATTGGAAAGGCAACCCTCAAGGACAGCCACTATGTAGAGAAGCTGGAGGCCCTCTTCCCAGATCTGCCCAGCAGAAATGACATCTTTGATTCTCTGCAAAAGGCCAAGTTTGATGTATCAG GACTGACCACAGAGCAGATGCTGAGAAAGGACCAGAAGACCATCTCCAGACAAGGCACTAAGGTGGCCATTAGTGCAATATATATGGATATGGAG ATCTGTGGAATCCTGGAACATTCCCACTCTCCACCCCTGAAGCTGACCCCTGTCCCAAGCAGCCACCCTGACCTCCAAGCCTATCTTCAAGGCAACACCCAGATCTCTCGAAAGAAAGTTCTGCCTCTGCTCCAGGAAGCCCTGTCAGCGTATTTTGACTCCACGAACATCCCTTTAGGACAGCCTGAGACAGAGGGTGTGTCAAGGGAACAGGTggacaaagaattggacagggcAGGCAACTCCCTGCTTTCTGGACTGAGTCAGGATGAGGAGGAGCCTCCACTGCCCCCCACGCCCATGAACAGCCTGGTGGACGAGTGCCCCCTGGATCAGGGGCTGCCGAAGTTCTCAGCCGAAGTCATCTTCGAGAAATGTAGTCAGATCTCGCTGTCAGAACCTACCACTGCCTCCCTGTCTAAGAAATGA
- the PRUNE1 gene encoding exopolyphosphatase PRUNE1 isoform X5, with protein MRLTSMHCTRLASSPSSLLTIMSYPRTILLDCVNMDLKIGKATLKDSHYVEKLEALFPDLPSRNDIFDSLQKAKFDVSGLTTEQMLRKDQKTISRQGTKVAISAIYMDMEAFLQRSGLLADLRAFCQAHSYDALVAMTIFFNTYNEPVRQLAVFCPHAALRMTICGILEHSHSPPLKLTPVPSSHPDLQAYLQGNTQISRKKVLPLLQEALSAYFDSTNIPLGQPETEGVSREQVDKELDRAGNSLLSGLSQDEEEPPLPPTPMNSLVDECPLDQGLPKFSAEVIFEKCSQISLSEPTTASLSKK; from the exons ATGAGATTGACCTCCATGCACTGCACCAGGCTGGCCAGCTCACCCTCATCCTTGTTGACCATCATGTCTTACCCAA GAACAATCCTCCTGGACTGTGTGAACATGGACCTTAAGATTGGAAAGGCAACCCTCAAGGACAGCCACTATGTAGAGAAGCTGGAGGCCCTCTTCCCAGATCTGCCCAGCAGAAATGACATCTTTGATTCTCTGCAAAAGGCCAAGTTTGATGTATCAG GACTGACCACAGAGCAGATGCTGAGAAAGGACCAGAAGACCATCTCCAGACAAGGCACTAAGGTGGCCATTAGTGCAATATATATGGATATGGAG GCTTTTCTGCAGAGGTCTGGCCTCCTTGCAGATCTCCGTGCCTTCTGCCAGGCTCATAGCTACGATGCCCTGGTTGCCATGACTATCTTTTTCAACACTTACAATGAGCCAGTGCGGCAGTTGGCTGTTTTCTGTCCCCACGCAGCACTTCGAATGACG ATCTGTGGAATCCTGGAACATTCCCACTCTCCACCCCTGAAGCTGACCCCTGTCCCAAGCAGCCACCCTGACCTCCAAGCCTATCTTCAAGGCAACACCCAGATCTCTCGAAAGAAAGTTCTGCCTCTGCTCCAGGAAGCCCTGTCAGCGTATTTTGACTCCACGAACATCCCTTTAGGACAGCCTGAGACAGAGGGTGTGTCAAGGGAACAGGTggacaaagaattggacagggcAGGCAACTCCCTGCTTTCTGGACTGAGTCAGGATGAGGAGGAGCCTCCACTGCCCCCCACGCCCATGAACAGCCTGGTGGACGAGTGCCCCCTGGATCAGGGGCTGCCGAAGTTCTCAGCCGAAGTCATCTTCGAGAAATGTAGTCAGATCTCGCTGTCAGAACCTACCACTGCCTCCCTGTCTAAGAAATGA
- the PRUNE1 gene encoding exopolyphosphatase PRUNE1 isoform X2, translating to MVSALALAFYLAKTTEAEEVFVPVLNIKRSELPLRGDNVFFLQKIHIPESVLIFRDEIDLHALHQAGQLTLILVDHHVLPKSDAALEEAVAEVLDHRPIDQRHCPPCHVSVELVGSCATLVAERILQGAPEILDRQTAALLHGTILLDCVNMDLKIGKATLKDSHYVEKLEALFPDLPSRNDIFDSLQKAKFDVSGLTTEQMLRKDQKTISRQGTKVAISAIYMDMEAFLQRSGLLADLRAFCQAHSYDALVAMTIFFNTYNEPVRQLAVFCPHAALRMTICGILEHSHSPPLKLTPVPSSHPDLQAYLQGNTQISRKKVLPLLQEALSAYFDSTNIPLGQPETEGVSREQVDKELDRAGNSLLSGLSQDEEEPPLPPTPMNSLVDECPLDQGLPKFSAEVIFEKCSQISLSEPTTASLSKK from the exons ATGGTGTCAGCCCTTGCCCTGGCTTTTTACCTGGCAAAG ACAACTGAGGCGGAGGAAGTCTTTGTGCCAGTGTTAAATATAAAACGTTCAGAGCTACCTCTACGAGGTGACAATGTCTTCTTCCTTCAGAAGATTCACATTCCAGAGTCCGTCTTGATTTTCCGGGATGAGATTGACCTCCATGCACTGCACCAGGCTGGCCAGCTCACCCTCATCCTTGTTGACCATCATGTCTTACCCAA AAGTGACGCAGCCCTAGAGGAGGCAGTGGCAGAGGTGCTAGACCATCGGCCCATCGATCAGAGACACTGCCCTCCCTGCCATGTTTCAGTTGAACTGGTGGGGTCCTGCGCTACCCTGGTGGCCGAGAGAATCCTGCAGGGGGCACCAGAGATCTTGGACAGGCAAACTGCAGCCCTTCTTCATG GAACAATCCTCCTGGACTGTGTGAACATGGACCTTAAGATTGGAAAGGCAACCCTCAAGGACAGCCACTATGTAGAGAAGCTGGAGGCCCTCTTCCCAGATCTGCCCAGCAGAAATGACATCTTTGATTCTCTGCAAAAGGCCAAGTTTGATGTATCAG GACTGACCACAGAGCAGATGCTGAGAAAGGACCAGAAGACCATCTCCAGACAAGGCACTAAGGTGGCCATTAGTGCAATATATATGGATATGGAG GCTTTTCTGCAGAGGTCTGGCCTCCTTGCAGATCTCCGTGCCTTCTGCCAGGCTCATAGCTACGATGCCCTGGTTGCCATGACTATCTTTTTCAACACTTACAATGAGCCAGTGCGGCAGTTGGCTGTTTTCTGTCCCCACGCAGCACTTCGAATGACG ATCTGTGGAATCCTGGAACATTCCCACTCTCCACCCCTGAAGCTGACCCCTGTCCCAAGCAGCCACCCTGACCTCCAAGCCTATCTTCAAGGCAACACCCAGATCTCTCGAAAGAAAGTTCTGCCTCTGCTCCAGGAAGCCCTGTCAGCGTATTTTGACTCCACGAACATCCCTTTAGGACAGCCTGAGACAGAGGGTGTGTCAAGGGAACAGGTggacaaagaattggacagggcAGGCAACTCCCTGCTTTCTGGACTGAGTCAGGATGAGGAGGAGCCTCCACTGCCCCCCACGCCCATGAACAGCCTGGTGGACGAGTGCCCCCTGGATCAGGGGCTGCCGAAGTTCTCAGCCGAAGTCATCTTCGAGAAATGTAGTCAGATCTCGCTGTCAGAACCTACCACTGCCTCCCTGTCTAAGAAATGA
- the PRUNE1 gene encoding exopolyphosphatase PRUNE1 gives MENYLQGCRAALQESRPIHVVLGNEACDLDSMVSALALAFYLAKTTEAEEVFVPVLNIKRSELPLRGDNVFFLQKIHIPESVLIFRDEIDLHALHQAGQLTLILVDHHVLPKSDAALEEAVAEVLDHRPIDQRHCPPCHVSVELVGSCATLVAERILQGAPEILDRQTAALLHGTILLDCVNMDLKIGKATLKDSHYVEKLEALFPDLPSRNDIFDSLQKAKFDVSGLTTEQMLRKDQKTISRQGTKVAISAIYMDMEAFLQRSGLLADLRAFCQAHSYDALVAMTIFFNTYNEPVRQLAVFCPHAALRMTICGILEHSHSPPLKLTPVPSSHPDLQAYLQGNTQISRKKVLPLLQEALSAYFDSTNIPLGQPETEGVSREQVDKELDRAGNSLLSGLSQDEEEPPLPPTPMNSLVDECPLDQGLPKFSAEVIFEKCSQISLSEPTTASLSKK, from the exons GAGTCCCGACCCATACATGTTGTGCTGGGAAATGAAGCCTGTGACTTGGACTCCATGGTGTCAGCCCTTGCCCTGGCTTTTTACCTGGCAAAG ACAACTGAGGCGGAGGAAGTCTTTGTGCCAGTGTTAAATATAAAACGTTCAGAGCTACCTCTACGAGGTGACAATGTCTTCTTCCTTCAGAAGATTCACATTCCAGAGTCCGTCTTGATTTTCCGGGATGAGATTGACCTCCATGCACTGCACCAGGCTGGCCAGCTCACCCTCATCCTTGTTGACCATCATGTCTTACCCAA AAGTGACGCAGCCCTAGAGGAGGCAGTGGCAGAGGTGCTAGACCATCGGCCCATCGATCAGAGACACTGCCCTCCCTGCCATGTTTCAGTTGAACTGGTGGGGTCCTGCGCTACCCTGGTGGCCGAGAGAATCCTGCAGGGGGCACCAGAGATCTTGGACAGGCAAACTGCAGCCCTTCTTCATG GAACAATCCTCCTGGACTGTGTGAACATGGACCTTAAGATTGGAAAGGCAACCCTCAAGGACAGCCACTATGTAGAGAAGCTGGAGGCCCTCTTCCCAGATCTGCCCAGCAGAAATGACATCTTTGATTCTCTGCAAAAGGCCAAGTTTGATGTATCAG GACTGACCACAGAGCAGATGCTGAGAAAGGACCAGAAGACCATCTCCAGACAAGGCACTAAGGTGGCCATTAGTGCAATATATATGGATATGGAG GCTTTTCTGCAGAGGTCTGGCCTCCTTGCAGATCTCCGTGCCTTCTGCCAGGCTCATAGCTACGATGCCCTGGTTGCCATGACTATCTTTTTCAACACTTACAATGAGCCAGTGCGGCAGTTGGCTGTTTTCTGTCCCCACGCAGCACTTCGAATGACG ATCTGTGGAATCCTGGAACATTCCCACTCTCCACCCCTGAAGCTGACCCCTGTCCCAAGCAGCCACCCTGACCTCCAAGCCTATCTTCAAGGCAACACCCAGATCTCTCGAAAGAAAGTTCTGCCTCTGCTCCAGGAAGCCCTGTCAGCGTATTTTGACTCCACGAACATCCCTTTAGGACAGCCTGAGACAGAGGGTGTGTCAAGGGAACAGGTggacaaagaattggacagggcAGGCAACTCCCTGCTTTCTGGACTGAGTCAGGATGAGGAGGAGCCTCCACTGCCCCCCACGCCCATGAACAGCCTGGTGGACGAGTGCCCCCTGGATCAGGGGCTGCCGAAGTTCTCAGCCGAAGTCATCTTCGAGAAATGTAGTCAGATCTCGCTGTCAGAACCTACCACTGCCTCCCTGTCTAAGAAATGA
- the PRUNE1 gene encoding exopolyphosphatase PRUNE1 isoform X1, with product MDPGVQERRRCGIWGAPKESRPIHVVLGNEACDLDSMVSALALAFYLAKTTEAEEVFVPVLNIKRSELPLRGDNVFFLQKIHIPESVLIFRDEIDLHALHQAGQLTLILVDHHVLPKSDAALEEAVAEVLDHRPIDQRHCPPCHVSVELVGSCATLVAERILQGAPEILDRQTAALLHGTILLDCVNMDLKIGKATLKDSHYVEKLEALFPDLPSRNDIFDSLQKAKFDVSGLTTEQMLRKDQKTISRQGTKVAISAIYMDMEAFLQRSGLLADLRAFCQAHSYDALVAMTIFFNTYNEPVRQLAVFCPHAALRMTICGILEHSHSPPLKLTPVPSSHPDLQAYLQGNTQISRKKVLPLLQEALSAYFDSTNIPLGQPETEGVSREQVDKELDRAGNSLLSGLSQDEEEPPLPPTPMNSLVDECPLDQGLPKFSAEVIFEKCSQISLSEPTTASLSKK from the exons GAGTCCCGACCCATACATGTTGTGCTGGGAAATGAAGCCTGTGACTTGGACTCCATGGTGTCAGCCCTTGCCCTGGCTTTTTACCTGGCAAAG ACAACTGAGGCGGAGGAAGTCTTTGTGCCAGTGTTAAATATAAAACGTTCAGAGCTACCTCTACGAGGTGACAATGTCTTCTTCCTTCAGAAGATTCACATTCCAGAGTCCGTCTTGATTTTCCGGGATGAGATTGACCTCCATGCACTGCACCAGGCTGGCCAGCTCACCCTCATCCTTGTTGACCATCATGTCTTACCCAA AAGTGACGCAGCCCTAGAGGAGGCAGTGGCAGAGGTGCTAGACCATCGGCCCATCGATCAGAGACACTGCCCTCCCTGCCATGTTTCAGTTGAACTGGTGGGGTCCTGCGCTACCCTGGTGGCCGAGAGAATCCTGCAGGGGGCACCAGAGATCTTGGACAGGCAAACTGCAGCCCTTCTTCATG GAACAATCCTCCTGGACTGTGTGAACATGGACCTTAAGATTGGAAAGGCAACCCTCAAGGACAGCCACTATGTAGAGAAGCTGGAGGCCCTCTTCCCAGATCTGCCCAGCAGAAATGACATCTTTGATTCTCTGCAAAAGGCCAAGTTTGATGTATCAG GACTGACCACAGAGCAGATGCTGAGAAAGGACCAGAAGACCATCTCCAGACAAGGCACTAAGGTGGCCATTAGTGCAATATATATGGATATGGAG GCTTTTCTGCAGAGGTCTGGCCTCCTTGCAGATCTCCGTGCCTTCTGCCAGGCTCATAGCTACGATGCCCTGGTTGCCATGACTATCTTTTTCAACACTTACAATGAGCCAGTGCGGCAGTTGGCTGTTTTCTGTCCCCACGCAGCACTTCGAATGACG ATCTGTGGAATCCTGGAACATTCCCACTCTCCACCCCTGAAGCTGACCCCTGTCCCAAGCAGCCACCCTGACCTCCAAGCCTATCTTCAAGGCAACACCCAGATCTCTCGAAAGAAAGTTCTGCCTCTGCTCCAGGAAGCCCTGTCAGCGTATTTTGACTCCACGAACATCCCTTTAGGACAGCCTGAGACAGAGGGTGTGTCAAGGGAACAGGTggacaaagaattggacagggcAGGCAACTCCCTGCTTTCTGGACTGAGTCAGGATGAGGAGGAGCCTCCACTGCCCCCCACGCCCATGAACAGCCTGGTGGACGAGTGCCCCCTGGATCAGGGGCTGCCGAAGTTCTCAGCCGAAGTCATCTTCGAGAAATGTAGTCAGATCTCGCTGTCAGAACCTACCACTGCCTCCCTGTCTAAGAAATGA